A region from the Halobacillus mangrovi genome encodes:
- a CDS encoding PstS family phosphate ABC transporter substrate-binding protein, translated as MKNFKSLALMLAFILVLGVLAACGSSEGNGEENGEEGSSESVSGPIAIDGSSTVFPIMENLVYTYSSENPEVNATVNSSGSGGGFKKSTKGEIDLSNASREIKQEEEKIAEENGVELKPLTLAYDGLSVVVSSKNDFVDELSVEQLKQIFLESSEATKWSDINPEWPDETIKIYAPGHDSGTFDYFDEVILEEKPMKEGKNTTLSEDDNVLVRGIQNDPNAIGFFGYAYYAENKDSLKVLGIKDGEDAEAVKPSGKTIQDGSYTPLSRPLFTYVNVNAYKEKKQVQDFVKYTLNNAAKAAEEVGYVALPEEKYQEQLDKIKGWTE; from the coding sequence ATGAAAAACTTTAAGAGTTTAGCTCTTATGCTTGCATTTATCCTTGTATTAGGCGTACTTGCAGCTTGCGGATCATCTGAAGGTAATGGAGAAGAAAACGGTGAAGAAGGTTCTTCTGAATCTGTCTCTGGACCAATCGCAATTGACGGTTCTTCTACAGTATTCCCGATCATGGAAAACCTTGTTTACACTTATAGCTCAGAAAACCCAGAAGTTAACGCTACTGTTAACAGCTCAGGTTCTGGTGGAGGCTTCAAGAAATCCACTAAAGGTGAAATTGATTTGAGTAATGCTTCTCGTGAAATCAAACAAGAAGAAGAGAAAATTGCTGAAGAGAATGGCGTTGAACTTAAGCCGCTAACTCTTGCCTATGACGGACTTTCTGTCGTGGTTTCCTCTAAGAACGATTTTGTTGATGAGCTTTCTGTTGAACAACTTAAACAAATTTTCCTTGAATCATCTGAGGCGACAAAATGGTCTGACATCAACCCTGAATGGCCAGATGAAACAATCAAGATTTATGCTCCAGGTCACGATTCAGGTACTTTTGACTACTTCGATGAAGTAATTTTAGAAGAAAAACCAATGAAAGAGGGTAAAAACACAACTCTTTCTGAAGATGACAACGTTCTTGTTCGCGGTATTCAAAACGACCCGAATGCGATCGGATTCTTCGGTTATGCTTACTACGCTGAGAATAAAGACAGCTTGAAAGTTCTTGGAATTAAAGATGGTGAAGATGCTGAAGCTGTTAAACCATCTGGTAAAACAATTCAGGACGGTTCTTACACGCCACTTTCTCGTCCGCTGTTCACCTATGTTAATGTAAATGCTTATAAAGAGAAGAAACAAGTTCAAGACTTTGTAAAGTACACGTTGAACAATGCAGCTAAAGCAGCTGAAGAAGTAGGTTATGTAGCGCTTCCTGAAGAGAAATATCAAGAACAGCTTGATAAAATTAAAGGCTGGACTGAGTAA
- the pstC gene encoding phosphate ABC transporter permease subunit PstC yields MDKSLQSGGNRLNVQQMIEQRKQKTSFGERIEKIIPWFLLLCAVVSVLTTVGILFTLLRESVGFFSDVSLVDFYTGTSWSPWSGEYGVAPLIGGTLLITLIATVVAVPLGLMSAIFLSEYANDKARRVIKPVLEVLAGIPTVVYGYFALTFVTPMFQSFIPDLGIFNALSGGFVVGIMIIPMVASLSEDAMNSVPNALREGAYGLGATKLEVVFKVVLPAAFSGIVASIVLAISRAIGETMIVTIAAGATPNLTMDPTQSIQTMTAFIVQAATGDTTFGSTIYYSLYAVGMTLFVFTLIMNLIAQYISRRFREEY; encoded by the coding sequence ATGGACAAAAGTTTACAATCCGGGGGAAATAGATTGAATGTCCAGCAAATGATAGAGCAAAGAAAGCAAAAGACAAGTTTTGGGGAAAGAATAGAAAAAATAATCCCATGGTTTTTGTTGCTATGCGCCGTTGTTAGTGTTTTGACTACAGTTGGTATTTTATTTACTTTATTACGTGAATCTGTTGGTTTCTTTTCAGATGTTTCTTTAGTTGATTTTTATACAGGGACAAGTTGGTCACCATGGTCTGGTGAGTATGGAGTTGCTCCATTGATTGGAGGAACACTGCTCATTACTCTAATTGCTACCGTTGTAGCAGTCCCGCTTGGGCTCATGTCAGCCATTTTTTTGAGTGAGTATGCAAACGACAAGGCGAGACGCGTTATTAAACCAGTACTAGAGGTTTTAGCGGGAATCCCGACAGTTGTTTACGGTTATTTTGCTTTGACATTTGTCACTCCGATGTTTCAGTCATTTATTCCTGACCTAGGAATATTCAATGCATTAAGTGGTGGATTTGTTGTAGGAATTATGATTATACCAATGGTTGCTTCTCTATCTGAGGATGCCATGAACTCTGTTCCGAATGCTCTTCGTGAAGGTGCTTACGGATTAGGAGCAACCAAATTAGAGGTAGTATTTAAAGTAGTACTGCCAGCTGCATTCTCAGGAATCGTAGCTTCCATTGTACTTGCTATTTCCAGAGCGATCGGAGAAACAATGATTGTTACGATTGCAGCTGGAGCTACACCAAATCTCACAATGGATCCAACACAATCCATTCAAACAATGACTGCCTTTATCGTGCAGGCAGCAACTGGGGATACGACTTTCGGCTCTACCATTTATTACAGTCTATATGCAGTAGGAATGACGTTATTCGTATTTACCTTAATCATGAACTTAATTGCACAGTATATTTCACGTAGGTTCAGGGAGGAATATTAA
- the pstA gene encoding phosphate ABC transporter permease PstA — MLGQNEQGIKKRMEGRVLINKIMMVLFFLATTVGLVFLALLFYRVLTQGIGYLSWDFISSFPAPYPEDAGIWAGLIGSILLMVIVAIVSVIIGVASAIYLEEYASQNKFTDFIRVNIQNLAGVPSIVFGLLGLTFFVYMFNYGYTLIAGGLTMALLILPVIVVASQEALRSVPSEIQEASYGMGASKWQTIARVILPAALPGILTGTIIALSRAIGETAPLIIVGAATAIFTLPDSLLAKYTVMPIQIYNWTGRPQEEWQFVAGAGIIVLLAILLLMNSIAVLIRNKFQRRL, encoded by the coding sequence ATGCTTGGACAGAACGAACAAGGAATAAAAAAGCGTATGGAAGGCCGGGTCTTGATCAATAAGATCATGATGGTGCTGTTTTTCCTGGCAACCACCGTTGGTCTTGTGTTTCTGGCGCTTCTATTTTACCGTGTATTGACTCAAGGAATTGGATATTTAAGCTGGGATTTTATTAGTAGCTTCCCTGCACCTTATCCTGAAGATGCAGGAATATGGGCAGGTTTAATCGGCTCTATTTTGTTAATGGTTATTGTAGCGATTGTTTCAGTAATTATAGGGGTCGCATCTGCTATTTATTTAGAAGAATATGCTTCTCAGAATAAGTTTACTGATTTTATCAGAGTGAACATTCAAAACCTGGCAGGAGTACCATCCATTGTATTTGGACTTCTTGGCCTGACCTTCTTCGTATATATGTTCAACTATGGCTATACTTTGATCGCAGGTGGTCTTACCATGGCATTATTGATTTTGCCAGTCATCGTTGTGGCATCCCAGGAAGCGTTAAGGTCAGTGCCATCAGAAATTCAGGAAGCTTCGTACGGTATGGGAGCTTCTAAGTGGCAGACGATCGCTAGAGTTATTTTGCCAGCAGCCTTGCCAGGAATCTTGACGGGAACAATCATAGCCTTATCAAGGGCAATTGGTGAGACAGCACCGCTAATTATTGTAGGTGCAGCAACGGCAATCTTTACACTTCCTGACTCATTATTAGCGAAATACACGGTTATGCCGATTCAGATTTATAACTGGACAGGAAGACCACAGGAAGAATGGCAATTTGTGGCTGGTGCAGGAATTATTGTCTTACTAGCTATTCTACTATTAATGAACTCAATTGCTGTGTTAATTCGAAATAAATTTCAACGACGCCTTTAA
- the pstB gene encoding phosphate ABC transporter ATP-binding protein PstB, whose protein sequence is MSKLKENQETVGGFTSTAPSIDKKEKKQTPSKVNNVIEVNDLNLWYGSDQALYEVNMNVPEEQVTAIIGPSGCGKSTFLKTLNRMVEMVPIVKTSGSIKYRNEEIFSNKFKQEYLRTKVGMVFQKPNPFPKSVYDNVAYGPRVHGIKKKEVLDQIVEKSLKDAAIWDELKDRLNENAYGLSGGQQQRVCIARALAVEPDVILMDEPTSALDPISTAKVEELVQELKKKYSIIIVTHNMQQAARISDKTAFFLNGELIEFAETDKLFQNPQDKRTEDYITGRFG, encoded by the coding sequence ATGAGTAAACTTAAAGAGAACCAAGAAACTGTAGGTGGATTTACAAGTACTGCGCCTTCAATAGATAAAAAAGAGAAGAAGCAAACACCAAGCAAAGTAAATAATGTAATAGAAGTGAACGATTTAAACCTTTGGTACGGTTCCGATCAAGCTTTGTATGAAGTAAATATGAATGTGCCAGAAGAACAGGTGACAGCGATTATTGGACCGTCTGGCTGTGGAAAGTCAACGTTCTTAAAAACTTTGAACCGCATGGTTGAGATGGTACCTATCGTGAAAACATCTGGTTCTATCAAATATCGTAATGAAGAAATTTTCAGCAATAAATTCAAGCAGGAATACCTGCGTACAAAAGTCGGTATGGTATTCCAAAAACCAAACCCGTTTCCAAAGTCTGTTTATGATAACGTAGCTTACGGTCCGCGTGTTCACGGCATCAAGAAAAAAGAAGTGCTTGATCAAATTGTAGAAAAAAGCCTAAAAGATGCAGCAATTTGGGATGAGCTAAAAGATCGTTTGAATGAGAATGCTTACGGCTTATCAGGCGGACAACAGCAACGTGTTTGTATCGCTCGAGCCCTAGCTGTAGAACCTGATGTTATCCTAATGGATGAGCCAACCTCCGCACTGGATCCGATTTCTACGGCTAAAGTGGAAGAGCTTGTTCAGGAATTAAAGAAAAAGTACAGCATTATCATCGTGACACACAATATGCAGCAAGCCGCACGTATTTCTGATAAGACAGCGTTCTTCTTAAACGGAGAACTAATCGAGTTCGCTGAAACTGATAAGCTATTCCAAAACCCTCAAGATAAGCGAACAGAAGATTATATTACTGGACGCTTTGGTTAA
- the phoU gene encoding phosphate signaling complex protein PhoU — translation MSVRAHFEKDLNDLKEQIKDLALDTKYSLDSAIHVLYQGDVEKAKKIIEDDSIIDEKEEKINDDAILMLAKQQPVARDLRRLITAIKISSDLERMADHSTNIAKATLHLGKEHGIEIDPELREMAILVMDMVDLAIKAFEYEDISLANKLGEMDDVVDQKCGDVVKNMLELTAINHEQIQHIMQMAYIARYIERFGDHITNIGENIFYLVKGKQYDLN, via the coding sequence ATGTCTGTTCGAGCTCATTTCGAGAAGGATTTAAATGATTTGAAAGAGCAAATTAAGGATTTAGCACTTGATACAAAATATTCTCTTGATTCAGCCATTCATGTTCTGTATCAGGGGGATGTTGAGAAAGCAAAGAAAATCATTGAAGACGATTCCATCATTGATGAAAAAGAAGAAAAAATCAATGATGACGCAATATTAATGCTTGCCAAGCAGCAGCCAGTGGCAAGAGACCTTAGAAGATTGATTACTGCTATCAAAATTTCCTCAGATTTAGAACGTATGGCAGATCACTCGACGAATATAGCTAAAGCGACTCTGCATCTGGGTAAAGAACATGGAATTGAAATTGATCCAGAACTCCGTGAAATGGCGATTTTAGTAATGGATATGGTTGATTTAGCGATCAAAGCCTTTGAATACGAAGATATTTCTCTAGCCAATAAACTAGGAGAAATGGATGATGTTGTCGATCAGAAATGCGGCGATGTAGTGAAGAACATGCTTGAACTAACAGCCATCAATCATGAACAGATTCAGCATATTATGCAAATGGCCTATATCGCACGTTATATCGAACGTTTTGGAGACCATATTACAAACATCGGTGAAAACATCTTTTATCTTGTTAAAGGTAAACAATATGATTTAAATTAG
- the rpmG gene encoding 50S ribosomal protein L33, producing the protein MRVNITLACTETGDRNYISTKNKRKNPERLELMKYSPRLGKHTLHRETK; encoded by the coding sequence ATGCGTGTAAATATTACACTTGCTTGCACCGAAACTGGTGACCGTAATTATATTAGTACTAAAAACAAGCGTAAAAACCCTGAACGTTTGGAGCTTATGAAATATAGCCCACGTCTAGGCAAGCATACGCTTCACCGTGAAACTAAGTAA
- a CDS encoding 5-formyltetrahydrofolate cyclo-ligase, translated as MNKSDLRKQGKIMLKSLTSAEKHEKEAYMYEHLFHSELWKKAQTIGVTVSQAHEWSTFPIIEQGWQEQKIVSVPKCDPDHKELNFYQLSDYSELETVYFGLKEPDPAKTKYLPKQHIDLLIVPGLLFNSKGYRIGYGGGYYDRFLTGFPGATIMIASEEQRHEQLPIEEFDRKVANIITEQGMVST; from the coding sequence GTGAACAAGTCAGATCTAAGAAAACAGGGTAAAATAATGTTGAAAAGCTTGACTTCAGCAGAGAAGCATGAGAAGGAAGCTTACATGTATGAGCACCTGTTTCATTCTGAATTATGGAAAAAGGCACAAACCATTGGTGTTACAGTCTCACAAGCGCATGAGTGGTCTACTTTTCCTATTATTGAACAGGGATGGCAAGAACAAAAAATTGTGAGCGTACCTAAATGCGATCCTGATCATAAGGAGCTTAATTTTTATCAGCTTAGCGATTACAGTGAATTAGAGACTGTCTATTTCGGTTTGAAGGAACCTGATCCTGCTAAGACCAAATACTTACCCAAGCAGCATATTGATTTGTTGATCGTGCCAGGTCTTCTCTTCAACTCCAAGGGATACAGAATCGGATATGGGGGCGGCTATTATGACCGTTTCTTAACGGGTTTTCCAGGTGCTACCATCATGATTGCTTCTGAGGAACAAAGGCATGAGCAACTTCCTATCGAAGAATTTGACAGGAAAGTAGCCAATATTATTACCGAACAAGGAATGGTAAGTACGTGA
- a CDS encoding L-lactate dehydrogenase, giving the protein MEHVNRVALIGTGAVGSSYAFALLNQGVAEELVMIDLNKEKSEGDAMDLNHGLAFAPANKKIWFGDYEDCQSADIVVITAGANQKPGETRLDLLEKNTAIFKSIVDSVMNSGFDGIFIVATNPVDILTYMTWKFSGLPSHRVIGSGTILDTARLRFQLSEYFQLDSRNVHAYILGEHGDSELPVWSHANVAGRSVYDRIKDHPEKYDIKDLDQIFEQVRDAAYHIIERKGATHYGIAMGLVRLTKAILHNENAVLTISGYVDGPYDVRDLYIGVPAIVNRKGVHEIIELNLTPEEKAKFANSASVLKETMTPVLNQYVSV; this is encoded by the coding sequence ATGGAACATGTAAATCGTGTTGCTTTAATAGGTACAGGCGCCGTCGGATCTAGCTATGCTTTTGCTCTTTTGAACCAGGGTGTTGCGGAAGAGCTCGTTATGATCGACCTCAATAAAGAGAAATCTGAAGGAGATGCTATGGATTTAAATCATGGCCTTGCCTTTGCGCCTGCCAATAAGAAGATTTGGTTCGGAGATTATGAAGATTGTCAGTCGGCAGATATCGTGGTTATTACAGCGGGAGCTAACCAAAAACCAGGGGAAACTCGACTTGATTTATTGGAAAAAAATACGGCTATATTTAAATCTATCGTCGATTCTGTTATGAATAGTGGTTTTGATGGTATCTTTATCGTGGCTACTAATCCTGTGGATATCCTGACCTACATGACATGGAAGTTCTCTGGGCTGCCTTCACACCGAGTAATTGGATCTGGAACAATTTTAGATACTGCACGTTTAAGGTTCCAATTAAGTGAATACTTCCAATTAGATTCTCGAAATGTCCACGCCTATATCTTAGGTGAACATGGGGATTCTGAACTCCCTGTTTGGAGCCATGCAAACGTTGCTGGTCGCTCTGTATATGACCGGATTAAAGACCACCCTGAGAAGTATGATATAAAAGACCTTGACCAAATATTTGAGCAAGTAAGGGATGCAGCTTACCACATCATTGAGCGAAAAGGAGCAACTCATTATGGAATAGCAATGGGGCTTGTAAGACTGACGAAAGCTATTCTTCATAATGAAAATGCTGTACTAACAATCTCTGGATACGTAGATGGGCCTTACGATGTGAGGGACCTGTACATTGGTGTACCTGCGATTGTGAATCGAAAAGGTGTCCATGAAATTATTGAATTAAATTTGACTCCAGAGGAAAAGGCTAAATTCGCTAACTCAGCTTCAGTACTGAAAGAAACCATGACCCCTGTACTTAATCAATATGTCAGTGTATAG
- a CDS encoding rhomboid family protein, with protein MHIEQEYFFWKLIHDLVVVQEFDVLHMNTKDQEVWLEKEYNWKNHVVRLKHTQINWRNELKRDVQITYQQLKQNRQLFRGGKVVLHSLYVSEFPPVDEWEDIKEDLKSERFDSYIYYLDDEKKEKERSRFYSFFDIEDAILDHNISEFEMESILPYLKQQIVLKHKERKKEAQNAFQFGKPIMTYVLLALNLLAFAYVEWQGSSTSVLTLIEFGAKYNPGIIEGEWWRIVTSMFLHIGLLHLFMNMLALFYLGNAVERIYGSFRFTGIYFLAGIFGGISSFMLNPHVAAGASGAIFGLFGALLYFGVRNRRLFFRTMGWNLLFVIALNIAFGVLVPQVDNGAHMGGLVGGFIASVIFSLPKKKSIAVQSAASIAYIVILAIMISLGLQNVFNGEQTLSQVQETQELNQNGKYEEVISITSQALKEPGSYEAALRFNRSYAYIQVGEKEKAKEDLEVVVEKEPDLAEAYYNLAILHQQNGNKAKAADFAKTAAELNPDNEDFRKLADKLSQ; from the coding sequence ATGCATATAGAACAGGAGTATTTCTTTTGGAAGTTAATCCATGACCTTGTCGTTGTGCAAGAGTTTGATGTTCTTCATATGAATACGAAGGATCAGGAAGTATGGCTGGAAAAGGAATATAATTGGAAAAATCATGTTGTAAGGCTGAAACACACTCAAATCAATTGGAGAAATGAATTGAAGCGTGATGTGCAGATTACATATCAGCAGTTGAAACAGAATCGCCAGCTGTTTCGTGGCGGGAAAGTTGTTTTACACAGTTTATATGTATCTGAATTCCCCCCTGTAGACGAATGGGAAGACATCAAAGAAGATTTGAAAAGTGAACGGTTCGACTCTTACATTTATTATCTGGATGATGAAAAGAAAGAGAAAGAACGATCACGTTTCTACAGTTTTTTTGATATTGAGGATGCAATATTAGATCACAATATTTCTGAGTTTGAAATGGAGTCAATTCTTCCTTATTTGAAGCAGCAAATAGTATTAAAACATAAAGAAAGGAAAAAGGAAGCTCAAAATGCTTTTCAATTTGGGAAGCCTATTATGACCTACGTGCTGCTAGCCTTAAATCTGCTTGCTTTCGCTTATGTAGAATGGCAAGGAAGCAGCACTTCTGTTTTGACTCTTATCGAATTCGGTGCTAAATACAATCCAGGAATAATAGAAGGAGAATGGTGGAGAATCGTAACTTCCATGTTCCTTCATATCGGGTTGCTCCATCTGTTCATGAATATGCTTGCTTTATTTTACTTGGGAAATGCTGTAGAGAGAATATATGGAAGTTTCCGCTTCACGGGGATCTATTTTTTAGCCGGGATTTTCGGAGGAATCTCAAGTTTCATGCTTAACCCTCATGTTGCGGCAGGTGCCTCTGGTGCTATCTTTGGGTTGTTCGGAGCTCTTCTTTATTTTGGAGTGAGAAACCGCAGGCTGTTTTTCAGAACCATGGGCTGGAATTTACTATTTGTCATTGCATTAAATATTGCTTTTGGAGTGTTGGTTCCTCAAGTCGATAATGGTGCCCACATGGGTGGTCTTGTCGGAGGATTCATCGCTTCGGTTATTTTCAGCCTTCCTAAAAAGAAGAGCATTGCCGTTCAGTCTGCTGCTTCTATTGCTTATATAGTGATTTTAGCTATAATGATTAGTTTGGGGCTTCAGAATGTCTTTAACGGCGAGCAGACACTCAGTCAAGTACAGGAAACCCAAGAGTTGAACCAAAATGGAAAGTATGAAGAGGTCATATCAATTACATCTCAAGCTTTGAAGGAACCAGGTAGTTACGAAGCGGCATTGAGGTTTAACAGATCCTATGCTTATATTCAAGTTGGAGAAAAAGAAAAGGCGAAGGAAGATTTAGAGGTCGTCGTAGAAAAAGAACCCGATCTGGCTGAGGCCTATTACAACCTTGCCATTTTGCACCAACAAAATGGAAATAAAGCAAAAGCAGCTGATTTTGCCAAAACAGCTGCTGAGCTTAACCCTGATAATGAGGATTTTAGAAAGTTAGCTGATAAATTATCTCAGTAG
- a CDS encoding spore germination protein, protein MEDKQPLFQSYEKNVAYLRDRLGVEESFDMIHLDLVYAGRGMSLFLVDGFVKDDILHYLMKLLSKLDPDQLDPDPLKKLLQTHLPYVELDQEKDLNKAADTVLAGPTALVVEGIDEVILIDARTYPVRGPQEPDLERVVRGSRDGFVETIIFNTALTRRRIRDRSLRMEYIQIGRRSQTDVCLCYLKDIADQDRVEHLQRVLKEIDTDALPMAEKTIEEFISGRHWNPYPVIRYTERPDTAAAHLYEGHILIIIDGSPSVMITPATLWHHLQHAEEYRQKPLVGAYLRWIRFIAFFASIFVLPLYFLLSMQPELLPENLSFLGPSEAGVIPLLGQFLIAEIGIDMLRMAAIHTPSSLATALGLVAAILIGQVAVEVGLFSSEVVLYLALAAIGTFATPSYELALADRITRIVLLVVTGLFGLKGYVIGVTFWLIYLASMQTFKTPYLWPFLPFSWKPLRDVLVRSPIPLKNRRPAFLHPKDPDR, encoded by the coding sequence ATGGAAGACAAGCAGCCTCTCTTTCAAAGTTACGAGAAAAATGTAGCTTATCTGCGTGACCGTCTAGGTGTGGAAGAAAGCTTTGATATGATTCACCTCGATCTCGTTTACGCGGGCCGGGGGATGTCTCTTTTCCTAGTTGACGGTTTTGTAAAGGATGACATCCTTCACTATTTAATGAAGCTTTTGTCAAAATTAGACCCAGATCAGCTCGACCCTGATCCACTTAAGAAATTATTGCAAACTCATCTGCCGTATGTCGAGCTTGATCAGGAGAAAGATTTGAATAAAGCAGCCGACACTGTGCTCGCGGGGCCGACTGCACTTGTTGTAGAAGGCATCGATGAAGTAATCCTGATTGATGCAAGGACTTATCCTGTTCGCGGACCACAAGAACCTGATTTAGAGCGGGTTGTAAGAGGGTCTCGAGACGGATTTGTTGAGACGATCATTTTTAATACCGCGTTGACCCGAAGAAGAATAAGAGACCGTTCTCTTCGTATGGAGTATATTCAGATCGGGCGTAGGTCGCAAACGGACGTGTGTCTTTGCTATTTAAAAGACATTGCTGATCAAGACAGAGTAGAACACTTACAGCGGGTGTTGAAAGAGATCGACACGGATGCACTCCCGATGGCTGAGAAAACGATTGAAGAGTTTATCAGTGGTCGGCATTGGAACCCTTATCCTGTTATCCGTTATACGGAAAGGCCGGATACAGCAGCAGCTCATCTATATGAAGGACATATATTAATCATTATTGACGGGTCTCCAAGCGTAATGATTACACCGGCTACCCTATGGCACCATTTACAGCATGCGGAAGAATATAGACAGAAGCCGCTTGTTGGTGCTTACTTAAGGTGGATTCGGTTTATCGCATTTTTCGCTTCTATCTTTGTATTGCCGCTTTATTTCCTTTTGTCAATGCAACCTGAGTTGTTACCTGAAAATTTGTCGTTTCTAGGGCCTTCTGAGGCTGGGGTGATCCCCTTACTAGGTCAGTTTCTCATAGCGGAAATTGGAATTGACATGCTTAGAATGGCTGCTATCCATACTCCATCATCTTTAGCTACTGCTTTAGGGTTAGTTGCAGCAATTCTAATCGGCCAAGTAGCGGTCGAGGTAGGTTTGTTTTCAAGTGAAGTTGTCTTATATCTGGCACTGGCTGCTATCGGTACTTTTGCTACTCCAAGTTATGAATTGGCATTAGCAGATCGAATTACAAGGATTGTTTTACTTGTCGTCACAGGTCTTTTTGGTCTGAAAGGTTATGTCATTGGAGTTACTTTTTGGCTTATATATCTTGCAAGCATGCAGACGTTTAAAACGCCTTACCTATGGCCATTCCTGCCTTTCTCTTGGAAGCCATTACGCGATGTGCTTGTACGTTCTCCAATTCCTCTCAAAAACAGGAGGCCGGCGTTTTTACATCCCAAGGACCCTGACCGTTAA
- a CDS encoding YqgQ family protein, whose amino-acid sequence MKTIYDIQQFLKKFGTFIYVGDRLADLELMEDEVRELYKSQCMSQEDFQMAMLLLRGEIARMRDKNEGEWL is encoded by the coding sequence ATGAAAACGATTTATGATATTCAGCAATTCTTAAAAAAATTTGGGACCTTCATATATGTTGGCGACCGGCTGGCAGATTTAGAGTTAATGGAAGATGAGGTCCGTGAGCTATACAAATCTCAATGCATGAGTCAAGAGGACTTTCAAATGGCCATGCTCCTGTTACGGGGAGAAATAGCAAGGATGAGAGACAAAAATGAAGGGGAGTGGCTATAA
- a CDS encoding ROK family glucokinase produces MSEVYFIGADVGGTTVKLAIVKENGEIVHKWEIHTNTDNQGKSIPEDIHKSIEEKLVEQEITKEKIAGIGAGAPGFVDTNTGFIYEAVNIGWKDFDFGNKLKELSGLPVWVDNDANLAALGENWLGAGHGSQELIAVTLGTGVGGGIISNGQILNGANGTAAEIGHVTVIREGGAPCNCGKTGCLETEASATGIVRKAKAIAEDYPESSLKSLLSSDALTAKDVFEMASNGDEASQAVLNDVMDTLGMAIANLAIAINPEKIVIGGGVSQAGEQLLNPLQEAFKKYALRRIASASSFQIAQLGNDAGVIGGAYLVKNNQK; encoded by the coding sequence ATGAGTGAAGTCTATTTCATTGGAGCCGATGTGGGAGGAACAACCGTCAAATTAGCCATTGTTAAGGAAAATGGTGAGATCGTACACAAGTGGGAAATTCATACGAACACAGACAATCAAGGAAAGTCTATTCCAGAGGATATACATAAATCGATTGAAGAAAAGTTAGTTGAACAAGAGATAACTAAGGAAAAAATCGCTGGAATTGGTGCAGGTGCTCCTGGCTTTGTTGATACCAATACAGGTTTCATTTATGAAGCAGTTAATATTGGATGGAAGGACTTTGATTTTGGGAATAAATTAAAGGAGTTATCTGGATTACCAGTCTGGGTAGACAATGACGCAAACTTAGCCGCTCTTGGAGAAAATTGGCTTGGTGCAGGTCATGGGTCACAGGAGCTTATTGCAGTCACTTTAGGAACGGGGGTCGGCGGCGGTATTATCTCGAATGGCCAGATTTTAAATGGAGCTAATGGTACGGCAGCAGAGATCGGGCACGTGACGGTAATTCGTGAAGGTGGAGCTCCTTGTAATTGTGGAAAAACAGGTTGTCTAGAAACAGAAGCATCAGCGACAGGAATTGTAAGGAAAGCAAAAGCCATAGCGGAAGACTATCCAGAATCATCTCTTAAATCCCTCCTATCCTCAGATGCTTTAACAGCTAAAGACGTTTTTGAGATGGCCTCAAATGGCGACGAAGCAAGTCAGGCCGTCCTTAACGATGTCATGGATACTCTTGGGATGGCAATCGCTAATTTGGCAATTGCTATTAATCCAGAAAAGATCGTCATAGGCGGGGGAGTTTCCCAGGCAGGTGAACAACTATTAAACCCTTTACAAGAGGCCTTCAAGAAATATGCCTTAAGAAGAATAGCTTCAGCATCTAGTTTTCAGATTGCACAGCTAGGAAATGATGCAGGAGTTATTGGGGGCGCATACCTAGTAAAAAATAATCAAAAATAA